Below is a genomic region from Bacteroidota bacterium.
AGGATGTGAAATCTAATTTTGCCTTTGGTTTGATTAAAGTGGATATTGCTCCTGGTGAAACAATAGATAATATTACTAGAAAAGAAGTATATGATTCAAAAAATGTGACATGGTGTAATCAATTTACATATGATTTAACAAAAGAGATGGAACATGGTAATCCATGGTATGGCAAGGAGTTCACAGACCATGATGGCAACAAACAGAAAGCTATAGGTGTCAATTATCGAGTTAATGCTAACTTTATGAACCAGATCATGAATGACAACCCAGATGTTTTTCATGAAGTATCTTTGAATGAATCATGGGATTTTGTAAATGCTGGTGGAATGGTTTATTATTCATGGGATTCCGGTAGTTCTGCAAGTGGGCATATTGCCACAGGTGTTCCGTCTGACGAATTGTCTACCTTGAAATTAGAGAATGAAAATATTCAATACGGAAATGTAGTACAGGCTGGAGCTAAGGTTGGGAAATTTTCTTTGTTGGGAAAAGGAGGGGTATATAAAGATAAATTGGCAAAAGAAGTGCAAGCATTTGTGTTAATTAAATCTCTCCCAGGATTAGCAGAAAGAATAGAGGACAGTGCAAACCCATTGGAAAAGATAACTCCTAAGAAAATAGAGAAACTCCAAAGTAAACCAATGAATGAACCTGAATTAAAATTGAGATAAAGTGCGAGCAAAATACATATTTATACTTACTGTGTTGTTATTGTTCTGGGAATGTACTACGAAACAAAATAGTCCAAGAGAAGAAAACAATAACAGCCAAGTCATAATGTCTAGTGACATTACGTTAATAGATGAATTGGCACCAAAAAACAAGCAGGTGATTGATACTGTTGTATTAAAAGAATTTAATTATAAGACAAAGATTAATAAATATAAAATCCAACAAAATATTCGTTTCTTTTATCTTTTAGATTCAATTAATATCTCGGTATTTGAGGAAAGCATTGATAATGGCAATTACTTCATTGACTACATGCGCATAGATTCTCTACTATGTGATACCTTATGTGGGAGTGTTTATAAAATTTACAAAAAAAACAATCTATTGAATATATGTTGTGGTGGTAGAGACTCTGCTTACTTTTACCAAGTGTCAGACATATTAATGTTAAGGGGTGAAACTTCAAATGCTTTAATAGATATTTTATATGATATTTTCTATTATGATGGTTCAGAGGTTTATTACTTTGACGAAAAAAACAATTCAATATCAGCTATTAGTATAGATAATAAAGAAATTAGAATGCTCTTTCAAATGTCAAGCATGTTGAAGCCAGAACATGAGTTTGTAGAAGGGTATCAATTATTTGACGATACATATATTCTAGAATTTGGAGATTGGGCTGGAGGTTACTCTAGTCTTAACTATTATCTTTATAGTATTAAGAAGAA
It encodes:
- a CDS encoding YARHG domain-containing protein; the protein is MRAKYIFILTVLLLFWECTTKQNSPREENNNSQVIMSSDITLIDELAPKNKQVIDTVVLKEFNYKTKINKYKIQQNIRFFYLLDSINISVFEESIDNGNYFIDYMRIDSLLCDTLCGSVYKIYKKNNLLNICCGGRDSAYFYQVSDILMLRGETSNALIDILYDIFYYDGSEVYYFDEKNNSISAISIDNKEIRMLFQMSSMLKPEHEFVEGYQLFDDTYILEFGDWAGGYSSLNYYLYSIKKNEVEDITYNFKEINNLERNVLYMHSNTDDSKLFIHTERVTTKNVYSCIVDKSALEMVNATIFKKILAPSTKNKYKLIGYDISNSKIQHIYFKTKISDQHFMFGYKPNSELEILFFNLYNNKALRNDDIAALSINELKLLANMIFAKHGYDFDDLGLKIYFNYYDFYFSQGVKTKEIWKKFNATDYKNLWIIIHTINKLNPAITDVCRE